A genomic stretch from Peromyscus eremicus chromosome 6, PerEre_H2_v1, whole genome shotgun sequence includes:
- the Ccdc169 gene encoding coiled-coil domain-containing protein 169 isoform X4, giving the protein MEKVRGNPSDRLASIRAYERMPVESLNTLLKQLEKEKRSLESQVKDYALKLEQESKAYHRTNNERRTCITEMSQVSGLNHISKRQQMDPLPRMKDSLVKTGRYNPVNQKITNAKKGPVKKISRSNHLPKLNP; this is encoded by the exons atggaaaaggtCCGTGGAAATCCTTCAG ATAGACTAGCTTCCATCCGTGCCTATGAAAGAATGCCGGTG GAATCTTTAAACACGTTACTCAAACAACtcgaaaaagaaaagaggagtctTGAAAGTCAAGTGAAAGACTACGCACTTAAACTTGAGCAGGAATCCAAG GCATACCACAGGACCAACAACGAGCGCCGTACGTGCATCACGGAAATGTCTCAG GTTTCTGGCTTAAATCACATTTCTAAAAGACAACAGATGGATCCGCTGCCTAGAATGAAAGACAGTCTGGTGAAAAC tGGCAGATACAATCCCGTTAATCAGAAGATAACGAATGCCAAGAAAGGACCAGTAAAAAAGATTTCAAGATCAAACCATCTTCCAAAACTCAACCCGTGA